From Jeotgalibaca dankookensis, one genomic window encodes:
- the gatA gene encoding Asp-tRNA(Asn)/Glu-tRNA(Gln) amidotransferase subunit GatA, producing the protein MSKYNETLKSLHEGLANKEFSSVELTKEAFKRIDQTDSKVGAFLALNEAEAIKQAEAADARGYQDSNVLNGIPLGIKDNIITDGLTTTAASRMLEDFVPIYDATVVSKLKEAGAVNVGKLNMDEFAMGGTTETSYFKETKNPWDLNKVPGGSSGGSAAAVASGQILASLGTDTGGSIRQPAAFNGIVGMKPTYGRVSRYGLIAFASSLDQIGPFTRTVTDNALMLEAISGHDKRDSTSAKLEVPQFSANLTGQIAGMKVALPKEYFQAGVSQEIQTAVRKAAQQFEEMGAIVEEVNLPTLSYGIPAYYIIASSEASSNLQRFDGIRYGYRAEGVNSLDELYIRTRSEGFGMEVKRRIMLGTFSLSSGFYDAYFKKASQVRTLIKRDFERIFNDYDFILGPTTTTTAYNLGTKVEDPIQMYVSDLLTVTINLAGVPAITVPGGFSSEGLPIGIQLIGNYFEEAKLYQAAFAFEQANDYHTKHPNL; encoded by the coding sequence ATGAGTAAATACAACGAAACACTGAAGTCCTTACACGAAGGGTTAGCCAATAAGGAATTCTCTTCTGTTGAATTGACAAAGGAAGCTTTCAAACGTATTGATCAAACCGACTCTAAAGTTGGGGCTTTTTTAGCGCTAAACGAAGCAGAAGCAATCAAACAAGCAGAAGCAGCAGATGCGCGGGGCTACCAAGATAGCAATGTGTTAAACGGAATCCCTCTAGGAATTAAAGATAATATTATCACGGACGGGTTAACAACAACGGCAGCAAGTCGGATGTTAGAAGATTTCGTACCGATTTATGATGCAACCGTTGTTTCAAAACTAAAAGAAGCCGGTGCAGTGAATGTTGGAAAATTAAACATGGATGAATTTGCCATGGGCGGAACAACTGAGACTTCTTATTTCAAAGAAACAAAAAACCCTTGGGATTTAAATAAAGTACCGGGTGGCTCATCAGGTGGCTCAGCAGCAGCCGTTGCATCGGGACAAATTTTAGCTTCCCTTGGTACCGATACAGGTGGCTCGATTCGCCAACCGGCTGCTTTTAATGGCATCGTTGGGATGAAACCTACATACGGGAGAGTTTCTCGTTACGGACTGATTGCCTTTGCATCAAGTCTCGATCAAATCGGACCTTTTACACGGACTGTCACAGATAATGCTTTGATGCTAGAAGCAATCAGTGGACACGACAAGAGAGACTCCACTAGTGCAAAATTAGAAGTACCACAATTTAGTGCCAACCTAACCGGTCAAATAGCTGGAATGAAAGTGGCGCTTCCTAAGGAATATTTCCAAGCGGGGGTAAGTCAAGAAATTCAAACAGCTGTGCGCAAAGCTGCTCAGCAATTTGAAGAAATGGGTGCCATTGTTGAAGAGGTAAACTTACCAACGCTATCCTATGGTATTCCTGCTTATTATATTATTGCGTCGTCGGAAGCATCATCAAACCTACAACGTTTTGATGGTATTCGTTATGGGTACCGTGCTGAAGGTGTAAATAGTTTAGATGAACTATATATTCGTACCCGTTCAGAAGGCTTTGGTATGGAAGTAAAACGTCGTATCATGCTAGGAACCTTTTCTTTAAGTTCTGGTTTTTATGATGCTTATTTCAAAAAAGCCAGCCAAGTGCGGACATTGATTAAACGCGATTTTGAACGAATTTTTAATGATTATGATTTCATACTGGGACCAACTACAACAACGACCGCTTATAACTTAGGAACTAAGGTTGAAGATCCGATTCAAATGTACGTGTCTGATCTATTGACTGTAACAATTAACTTAGCAGGTGTACCAGCTATCACAGTTCCAGGTGGTTTTTCATCAGAAGGTCTCCCAATCGGTATTCAATTGATTGGAAATTATTTTGAAGAAGCAAAACTATATCAAGCAGCATTTGCCTTTGAACAAGCAAATGACTACCATACCAAACACCCAAACTTGTAG
- the gatB gene encoding Asp-tRNA(Asn)/Glu-tRNA(Gln) amidotransferase subunit GatB, producing MNYETVIGLEVHVELKTESKVFSPSPAHFGAEPNTNTNVIDWGYPGVLPVINEGAVEFAMKAALALNCQINRETYFDRKNYFYPDNPKAYQISQLDKPIGYDGWIEIEVEGKKKKIRIERVHLEEDAGKNTHGSDGYSYVDLNRQGTPLIEIVSEADMRSPEEAYAYLEAIREIVMYTGVSDVKMEEGSMRCDANISIRPYGQEEFGTKAEIKNLNSFNYVRRGLLHEEKRQARVLNSGGEIQQETRRIDETTGETILMRVKEGESDYRYFPEPDLPEFEISQEWIDRVQASLPALPKERRLKYIKDYDLPEYDAMVLTLSKEMSDFFEDTIAAGGDPKQASNWLMGEVSAYLNSEKLELADTKLTPENLAGMIMLIADGTISSKMAKKVFRLLATKGGVAREVVEKEGLIQLSDPSQLLPIINSILDANQQSIDDFKAGKDRAKGFLVGQIMKQTKGQANPGVVNKLLSEELAKR from the coding sequence ATGAATTACGAAACAGTTATCGGATTAGAAGTCCACGTAGAATTAAAAACTGAATCAAAAGTGTTCTCCCCATCTCCAGCACATTTTGGGGCAGAGCCGAATACGAATACAAATGTGATTGACTGGGGCTACCCAGGCGTTTTACCTGTCATTAATGAAGGGGCAGTTGAATTTGCAATGAAAGCAGCACTCGCTTTAAATTGCCAAATCAATCGCGAAACATATTTTGACCGTAAAAATTATTTTTATCCAGATAATCCAAAAGCTTACCAAATATCACAACTAGATAAACCGATTGGGTATGATGGATGGATTGAAATTGAAGTAGAAGGTAAAAAGAAAAAAATTCGGATTGAACGTGTCCATTTAGAAGAAGATGCGGGTAAAAATACCCATGGATCCGACGGCTATTCCTATGTCGATTTAAACCGTCAAGGAACACCTTTAATAGAAATTGTTTCTGAAGCAGATATGCGTTCACCAGAAGAAGCATATGCATATCTAGAAGCAATCCGCGAAATTGTTATGTATACAGGTGTATCAGATGTAAAGATGGAAGAAGGCTCTATGCGTTGTGATGCCAATATTTCTATCCGTCCATACGGACAAGAAGAATTTGGTACTAAAGCAGAGATAAAGAACTTGAACTCATTTAACTATGTGCGACGTGGACTCCTTCACGAAGAAAAACGTCAAGCACGTGTTTTAAATTCAGGTGGCGAAATTCAACAAGAAACCCGCCGTATTGATGAAACAACGGGCGAAACAATCTTGATGCGTGTAAAAGAAGGAGAAAGTGACTACCGCTATTTCCCTGAACCAGACTTACCAGAATTTGAAATTTCGCAAGAATGGATTGACCGGGTTCAAGCTAGTCTACCCGCTCTTCCGAAAGAACGCCGTTTAAAATATATTAAAGACTATGACTTACCAGAATACGATGCAATGGTATTAACCTTATCTAAAGAGATGTCAGATTTCTTTGAAGATACAATTGCAGCAGGAGGCGATCCGAAACAGGCTTCTAACTGGTTAATGGGTGAAGTTTCGGCTTATTTAAATAGTGAAAAACTAGAATTAGCTGATACAAAATTAACACCAGAAAACTTAGCAGGCATGATTATGCTAATTGCTGACGGTACCATTAGTTCTAAAATGGCGAAAAAAGTTTTCCGTCTCCTTGCCACTAAAGGTGGGGTAGCCAGAGAAGTAGTTGAAAAAGAAGGATTAATCCAACTTTCTGATCCAAGTCAATTGCTACCAATTATCAACAGTATTTTAGATGCAAATCAACAATCCATAGATGATTTCAAAGCAGGGAAAGACCGTGCTAAAGGATTCTTAGTCGGACAAATTATGAAACAAACCAAGGGTCAAGCTAACCCAGGTGTTGTTAATAAATTATTATCAGAAGAACTAGCTAAAAGATAA